From the Candida dubliniensis CD36 chromosome 2, complete sequence genome, the window aaaagaaaaatcaaacaagaaattgtGCATATTCCAAActcagaaaaaaaaacccgATTCGAGTGTTCAGAAGTATTTTGTTTCAGTATAagaattttctttgttcATTTGCCTAACAGCAAGtgtttaaaaatttcaaatttcatattgaaataaatacattataaaaaaaaactaattaaatataaacacACCTCTTCCACTTGAATTCATTCCACACCATCATATATCTGTTCAAGTggaattttattttggaaaagaaaaagaaaagcaaaGCCGAATTACGTTGGTATTTGTCAAAGAAAGGTGGTCCTTTGTTCTATGAATTAGTTTTGTGCAATTTACATTTTCATTAGGTTCACTCGATTGTTTTCccttaattaattttttcaattttttttttaattcagTCTGGaattcaaacaacaaatcttttttttcttttttggcttttttttttgtgttcTGTTCTTATAGGAATCCACGAAGTCGAGTTTCTGTTGaagtatttgatattgttatcctttttttttttttttttttgattaaatatagaaacaatcaacaactcacttttttttttttcttttctttatttccTTGGGAAGACACATAAAGAATCCATACACTCTTTTTGCTAACACTTCTTCCTTAGTTAACTCATCCACCCCTCGAGATAGTTACACCAGTCAGTCGTTTTTCACACCTTTTTCATACACAGAAAACTGATTTAAACACAAGGGTTAAAGCCACGAGATATAAAGTTAACgagaaaaaacaaaaagaaagtcTACTATAATTCCAAAGCATTTTtgtctaatttttttttttttttttgtttcaaccCTTTCATTCTTTTACAAATCGTATCCCATAATCTTATTTTCATTGGCTAGCAGTCTATAAAATGTATCAACAACCAATGTACTTTAATATGCGTCGATCTATGGACATACCGCCACCTTTAcatttatcaaatcaatcagATAACGAGATTCCTAGTCAATACACTCCGATTACACCATTTGACATAAGCTATGGCCAATCTATGATTCCATCCAACTTGTTGATGAACTCACCATATTTTACACCACCTCCAACGGCAAGCCAATACTTCCCTCCCCAGTATTCAAGAAACAGTTCTTGTACTGGATCTCAGTCGTCGTCACCGAGAGGTACACATTCAAAATTGCGCTTGAACGGTAGTAAAGGTATACATAATAACAGTCAACATGAAAATACCAGGAAATTGCATTATATATCTTCCTTGAATAATGGTAACCTCCAAAACGCAGTGTCAATGAACCATGTGACTGATCAGCCAAGTTGCTCGAGAACAGTGATTTTCAGAAACATATCTGAAAACGTGTCAATGCACGAGTTCTTGGATGCTATAGATTTTGGCCCCATAGAATAttgtaaaatattttccaaaccaacaccaagattcacaaaagaaaagtttCCTGAGTATCCTGACAACATGCAAGTATGCTACGTGTCGTTTAGTAATTACAGAATCGCGTTGGCATTCTACTCTAAGTACACACAAGATACCAATCTTATGAATGGGCTAAAAGAGAAGTTGAAAAACTCGACTTACTTGAAAATTCAGTTGAATGATACACAAGGCAAACACAGATCCACTTCATATTCCAACCAGGATTatttaaagttgaaaacactcaattatattttggAATTCAATGCGACAAGATGTTTAACCATCTCATTCAGCGCTGTTCATGAATTTCCAGAGAATGCCAACATTGATTCGATTCACGAGAACATTAGATCGTCAATATTGACTCATTGTGAAAAGTTTGGCCAAGTTGAAGATTTTGTATTTAACATGGAAACTGGTAAGGACAATTGTGGCGAGCTTGTGGTGCATTTTTGCTCCATTGATTCTGCAATCAAAGCTTATGAGAGTCtttcaaaaagaataaatcaGAATTCGCATTATAAAAATAGggacaacaacaaccgtAGTGATACAACCAATGATTCTTCTACAAAGAGTTTTAGTAGTTTGAATGATATTAGATTTTCAGGGGTGGAGTTTGGTAAAGATCGATGTGACAAGAACGTCATAAATACAGAGAGACCCGTCTTATATTCCTCATCATCGAAAGGTCAAATTCAGTGCATTCCAGAGGATGAAGAGACCGGTACAGAAGATCAACCTGGAGACACTTCtgatttgaaagaatttATCACCTCTCCCGAGATTGAAAGAGTCCCTGGTACATTAAACATTGCTGATCCAATAAGTCCAAATTCCTCTGATGTCGAAGGAGGATCGCCCATGAAGTCTCCAATAGTTAACGGCGAGAATGGTTTAGAATCCCCCAGTTTAAGCAATGCTGATTATTCAGTGGCTTCATTTAGTCCAAGATTCCATTCTTCATTTCCTCAAGCTCCTTATTTACCAGGAAACCCTATGTTGACAAACTCTAACGTATCGCTTGTGTCATTATCTGGACCTGATCCACAAACCTTTGGTAATAGATCGATATATTTAGGAAATTTGCATCCAGGCACAACTATAGAAGAAATTGCTAACAACGTTAGAGCTGGTGGTTTAgttgaatcaattaactATCGACCAGAGAAACGAGTTTGTTTCATTACTTTTATTGACCCTAATATTGCTTACAAGTTCTATATGAGCCACCAGGTGTTGCACCAACTAGTTATTCATGGGTATGATGTCACTGTTGGATGGGCAAATCAACCTAGTGGACCATTGCCACGTGATATTGGAGTTGCTGTCAGTTCAGGTGCTACAAGAAATGTGTATATTGGAATTAAAACTTTTAATAGCAGCGGTGCTACTGATGCGTCCGagaaatcaacaaaaattccATTGCCATCTGAACAAGAATTGCGTGATGATTTTGGAAAGTTTGGTCCATTAGAACAAATCAACTTTATTCACAACAGGGAAAGTGGATTTATGAATTTTTTGCGTATTGCTGACGCAATTAAAGTCGTTTCTATTTTTGAGTATGGTATTGCTGATAGCATGAAACGATTAAAAAGAGTTCTCAAACTGGAAGAAGAAGCCGAAAAGTTTTATAACAAGTACAAAACTTTTAAGGTTAGTTTTGCCAAAGACAGATGTGGTAACCCCCCAAAGTTTTCATTTAAGAAAAGAGGTACCGAAGATATGAACATGTATCAGCAATACGAACGCCATTCGACTTCTAGTTTCAGGCAGCTGCGAGGTAACCAAGAGCCTCAtacaaacaacaagaatagTACAGATGAATATAATAAGGAAGTGATTGCACAAGAGGCAGCAATGGTATTTGGTATTGTGAGCAAAACTAATGCAGAAAACCAGGGGAACACATCTACTGAATTGTCAGATTTACcagaaacaaaagaagaagaaggtgAATCGAACGAACATAAAGGCGCCATTACTCAAAATGGAGATAAGGATAATAAAGTAAATATATTGGGGGATGTCAAGGAACAGAAATCACAACGAAACGGTTCTCATAATAAAGATAGagaagaaaacaacaatgacgaagaagaagaagaagaggatgATGGTGACGACGACGATTATGACGATGTATCTATAATCATTGGATCCGATGACACTGCATCGTTTAACGCTAGTTTTAGTAAGCAAACTAAAAGAGAAGGTAAAGCATCAAGAACAAGACCACGATACCAAAAAATATACCATCATAGTTATTCTGAACCATCATTCAGAAGAAGCTCTTCAAATGTGTCATTGAATAGTTCAATGAATTACAGCCAGGGACCATATATGCAGCCACAAcctgtttattttttgccACATCTTAGTCGCAACAATTCTTCATCTAGCTTTATGTCTAGTAACATGTATGGTCCTCCAGCTAATGTTCCACCACCTCATCCTTACTTTGTTTCTCCTCCCCAATTTATACCTCAAGCCCAAGTTTGTTACCCTCAAATGATGCAGGCTCCAAGTGGACAAGTCAACAATCCTTATTCAAGTTCTGGATCTCAGGTTATGGCACAATATTTAGCCAAGTCTCAACAGGATAACATGATGTATGGAATGGTGCCTAAGAATGGTGATACATTTGATAGCTCgtataatgataatggCCTGTACTCAAGCAGACGAAGTGAAGGTTCCTTTCGTCGTGGATATAGAAAATAATCAAGCATTACAGTAAAGTTATATATGTAtctatacatatatatatataaaaggTTAGTTTGTTTTTACGAAAGTTAGTATGAATTTCGAATATAGTTAATAGGTataacgaaaaaaaaaaaatttaggttgaatatatataaaaaaagaattatagTTTGGCTTTCTTTGGTATATCATTGTTGCCGTGCCCTGATAtcattgtttaattttcaaacaatAGACTTAGGGTTCAATAATTAGGGGGTTATACAAATGAcaattgttggttttgCGTAgaattactttttttttttttttttttgatctCAACGTTACTAACAACTgttatgaaattgaattactgtttacaaatataaatttattttctaaatcatttaCATAATTGATGCTATTCAGGTATTGTCAATCCAATAGATGCATAAGTTCCTAGTATAGCAGCagtaattgaaaaaatgattccaattttaattaaCAAGCCTTCTAACTTGCCAATGCTTGGtctatttaattttaaataaaacaataatggCAATGTCAAGCATACAGTATAACAAATAGCACTTCCTAAAAATGCCACTAATTTCCCAAATGaagttaataataatgcaCTTATCAATAACACACAACAGAAAACAATTCTACTAAACACCCTTTTTGGTCCATAagtatcaatcaatttccCATTTTCGTCCAATTTAACGTATTTTGCTGTGATGccaaaaatattttcataaGAAGTAATGATTGGTTTAGTGACTAATGGCAATTTCGAAATTGGTAGCATCCCCATTAAGATAcataatattgaatttataattGGCGGATAATTTGGATTTTGCATAATGCTTTTCACAATTGAATCATCAACCATTAATCCATACATTAAATACCCAGTGGCAGCAATAGAAAAATCCAAAAGATAAGTAACAAGAAATGAGATATTGCTCGACTTGGTAAATTTGGAAGGATGTCTCATATCACGATACAATTCTGGGAATACCGGATGACCACCCCAGGGAGCCATAAATATTCCCAAGCTgaacaataaatttatGGGGTTTGGTGGTAATAAAGTAGTAGTTGCTGGTATTAACAAAGATCCAGGAGATGTATCAACTATAAATCCACATATAAACACTGAAAGTATTATACCAACAGTCGAAATTATTCCCAATAGACTGAAAATAGATAACATACTTAGTGGTAATAAAGATAACACAAATACTGCCGTAACAATAATTGCTTTAAGGGCAGGAACATGGGGCCAAACAATGGTAAAACTATCAGcaaacaatattattaatgtcAAAGAAGCACCAAACAAATCAACGACAAAAAATAGAGTGACCAAATACAGAAAATATTTACCGCCGTATGCATAGGCAATATCCCCATAAGTCATTAATTCTTGATGACGATACAATATTTTCCCTAAATATTTAGCTGTTGTGTTTGTTAAAAATGCCGATACAACAAGCAACAAGGATCCAAATAACCAACCTGACATTTTAAATCCAAGCGGTAAAGACAACATTCCAATGCCAATCAACGtgtttattgaattgaatataGTTTGTGCTGCTGTGGAATTCCCGGTTATTATACTGAATGAATGTCTTTTGGTAGAAATTCGTGATAAAGCCGGTAATAATTCGCTTGTTTCATCAAATACGGAATTATTTGACCAGTCAATAGGGGGTGGTAGTGGGAAATCCATGTGGTCTGTTTGGTTGTTACTATCATTGTCCGAACGTATCGAGTTGTCATCACTACTTAGGAATGCTTCATTATCGTCACGTAAAGGTCTTGATGATAATTGTGGTGGAGATTCCATATATTCACCTCCTTGCTCCATAAATGAAGTACCAATATATTGCTGGGCCCTCGAGTACGATGATGCAAAGTTGTTTATAGAATTGGGACCACCATAATCCATAAACGATTGGCGTCGCTGTTTGGGTGCACTAGGAAGGTCTGTAAGATCAGGCAGGGGCATTTTGTCCAATAGTTTAAGGACTTGTAATTAGGACTAACAAAATAAGTAAATAAatagacaaaaaaaaaaaaataataattaaaatatGCGGTAAAAACTCCACCTTCGTGGGTACTTTCAAAATTGTAATATTAGtaaaaacagaaaaatgTCGATTTTATAGATGGAAATAGTTTTGGTGAATAAGATTATTTGTTGGTCGAATATTTTTCCAAGGTAGGGTAAGatgaatataaaaaaaaaaatgaaacaatttttttttctttctgttTTGGTACAAGTTGAGTCTCGTGACACTTAACCGGAAATACACGACTTttggtgataataataataacaagaGTTTGTTTATGTATCTTCTCTTTTCGATTGATCAACTTAActttaaattgaaataactTTAGGTTAATTTCTTGGCAGTATTATTATAGTTGGTAACGAGACCAATTTAAAGGGAACCCCACTGATTGACTGATTGGCACAAGGATACCACAAATAGACTTCAATTGCAAACTGTGCATTGTTTGACCCCAGGTTTAGCCGCGTCTTTGTTCGATTGTTTCGTTTCTATGAGAAATTGTTTTTCCAGAAACCCCTAGAACCACAAACTCATATATACCTTTCTTCTGCTCATTTTATTAAAGTCAAGTATCAACTATAGTAACAAGCTCAAACCTACTTGGATATACTCGTACTTACTTACGCATTATCTTTGAACTAAATTTTAACTTGTTTTATTGCCAACCGGTGGgtgattattttttaacGGATGTAATCATTGTGGATTAGAATATGACAATATGGTAACCccataaattgaatttgaatggGAATCGGATGGGACAAAGATCTTAACCTAAAAATCGGATGCGCTTCTCTATGAAGGGAGGAGGGGAGTGTTTTAACGATTCTTGAAatcttaataataatgatgttTAATATAATTCGATATtgctaataataataccaaCAACATAGAGAGGTGACGAACCGATATTACACTTATATCACATGTCAACTTCTTATTTTATACTTATTATCTATTATACACTTGACGCATGAATAAAGTTGCATTATCTTACGATATTCTAAATCTGGGACTattagaacaaaaaaataaatgaaatttaaGATCTTATTTGTAATTCCTCGCTATCAAAATACTTCGTACTTTCCTTAACTACATTATACATAACTCTAAAcgaaa encodes:
- a CDS encoding RNA binding protein, putative (Similar to S. cerevisiae NAB6;~Similar to S. pombe NRD1), with product MYQQPMYFNMRRSMDIPPPLHLSNQSDNEIPSQYTPITPFDISYGQSMIPSNLLMNSPYFTPPPTASQYFPPQYSRNSSCTGSQSSSPRGTHSKLRLNGSKGIHNNSQHENTRKLHYISSLNNGNLQNAVSMNHVTDQPSCSRTVIFRNISENVSMHEFLDAIDFGPIEYCKIFSKPTPRFTKEKFPEYPDNMQVCYVSFSNYRIALAFYSKYTQDTNLMNGLKEKLKNSTYLKIQLNDTQGKHRSTSYSNQDYLKLKTLNYILEFNATRCLTISFSAVHEFPENANIDSIHENIRSSILTHCEKFGQVEDFVFNMETGKDNCGELVVHFCSIDSAIKAYESLSKRINQNSHYKNRDNNNRSDTTNDSSTKSFSSLNDIRFSGVEFGKDRCDKNVINTERPVLYSSSSKGQIQCIPEDEETGTEDQPGDTSDLKEFITSPEIERVPGTLNIADPISPNSSDVEGGSPMKSPIVNGENGLESPSLSNADYSVASFSPRFHSSFPQAPYLPGNPMLTNSNVSLVSLSGPDPQTFGNRSIYLGNLHPGTTIEEIANNVRAGGLVESINYRPEKRVCFITFIDPNIAYKFYMSHQVLHQLVIHGYDVTVGWANQPSGPLPRDIGVAVSSGATRNVYIGIKTFNSSGATDASEKSTKIPLPSEQELRDDFGKFGPLEQINFIHNRESGFMNFLRIADAIKVVSIFEYGIADSMKRLKRVLKSEEEAEKFYNKYKTFKVSFAKDRCGNPPKFSFKKRGTEDMNMYQQYERHSTSSFRQSRGNQEPHTNNKNSTDEYNKEVIAQEAAMVFGIVSKTNAENQGNTSTELSDLPETKEEEGESNEHKGAITQNGDKDNKVNILGDVKEQKSQRNGSHNKDREENNNDEEEEEEDDGDDDDYDDVSIIIGSDDTASFNASFSKQTKREGKASRTRPRYQKIYHHSYSEPSFRRSSSNVSLNSSMNYSQGPYMQPQPVYFLPHLSRNNSSSSFMSSNMYGPPANVPPPHPYFVSPPQFIPQAQVCYPQMMQAPSGQVNNPYSSSGSQVMAQYLAKSQQDNMMYGMVPKNGDTFDSSYNDNGSYSSRRSEGSFRRGYRK
- the ScAVT1 gene encoding aminoacid vacuolar transporter, putative (In S. cerevisiae, imports large neutral amino acids into the vacuole; member of a family of seven S. cerevisiae genes (AVT1-7) related to vesicular GABA-glycine transporters); amino-acid sequence: MPSPDLTDLPSAPKQRRQSFMDYGGPNSINNFASSYSRAQQYIGTSFMEQGGEYMESPPQLSSRPLRDDNEAFLSSDDNSIRSDNDSNNQTDHMDFPLPPPIDWSNNSVFDETSELLPALSRISTKRHSFSIITGNSTAAQTIFNSINTLIGIGMLSLPLGFKMSGWLFGSLLLVVSAFLTNTTAKYLGKILYRHQELMTYGDIAYAYGGKYFSYLVTLFFVVDLFGASLTLIILFADSFTIVWPHVPALKAIIVTAVFVLSLLPLSMLSIFSLLGIISTVGIILSVFICGFIVDTSPGSLLIPATTTLLPPNPINLLFSLGIFMAPWGGHPVFPELYRDMRHPSKFTKSSNISFLVTYLLDFSIAATGYLMYGLMVDDSIVKSIMQNPNYPPIINSILCILMGMLPISKLPLVTKPIITSYENIFGITAKYVKLDENGKLIDTYGPKRVFSRIVFCCVLLISALLLTSFGKLVAFLGSAICYTVCLTLPLLFYLKLNRPSIGKLEGLLIKIGIIFSITAAILGTYASIGLTIPE